The DNA segment ggcgcatgactttgctctgaagcacctggagagaaaaccgcAAGCGCTAGataatgtttgaaaacatttgaccggagcaggcatgcgtatcaatgtcatgaccgagtttcataccaatcatgcactatttgtgagcgtgagggcgagttaaaaaatgatttggggtcaaaatgtcactctgactcactctagcggagcgtcATTCACActgtgatttttccaaaattcaaaaactttgggtcgcttagaaagaagttatggacaaaccataatacatattgacgtgctgtcttcactttaaaagagatcacggacgtatctacaaaatgaagtttgaatggcgtttctacatgaagttatgacgacacagaaaatcctcaaaaatagggtattttcaggatttactggttgcctcgtccccttgacgacgagagttgcacctggtgaactcgttagtgattttggggtagttttttgctttttacgtcgccatggtaactccaaatcccaccaaaagtaacagctccaatgccgggttcgagctgcacgttttgataccacttttgtgggtgggctcgcagcggtacgaggcGCATTCACGGTCAcggaaggaaaataaataatacttaaagagacattctattgggtgtagaacaataggtgcctccCATGCACCTATTGCTTCCCAaatcagtcactgctctccttattcATTGCAGGCCCCAATTAAATTTACAGCATGCTCATGTCAGCATATAATTAGCAAGGCAAGACATTAACCAAGTGTAAGAGCTGAAAGATTAAATGAGAAGGTGGAAAGTAACTGCAGTGTTGAAAGCAGACTTTCTAGCTAGAAAAACGAGCCACCCTGAGCCAACATGCAACAGCAAAGCTATGAGATCATATGAAGGAAAAATTACCATGAAGCATTTCATGACTATTCTTGACTGAATATGcaagtttccattttaaaagaCGCTCAGAAATGATGTCCTGACCGAAAACTTTCCACTGCCGAGCCACCGAATTACATCATGATCAACACATAATCCAGTTGTACGCGACTAAAACTCATGAACTTTCAAATTCTTATGGCTTTGgaacttgaaataaaaactaagaatTAACAGCAGCTCTTAAATGTACAGTTTAGTGTTTTAAGAAACCTCCTCAAACAACTTATCACCAGACTCACAAACTTGTTCAGTCCAGTGAATTAGAActtgtttaaagaaaagtatGATTTCCATCTTAAAGTTTCAGATTGAAGAATTCATTTACAAGTTCATGTGGAAAGCTGGATGTCCAAATGAATCAAACCTCAGTGAAAAACTACAACGTATGACTGCTGCCAgcacatttttaagaaatgtaaatacttAGAATACCTAGTATTAAACCAACTGCATTTTAAGATCTTACGCAGAGATTAAAGTAAAATCTCTTATGACCCTGCAAAAACCCCAATTTTGTTTACCAGAGTCACCTTCACATTAACAGACTGTGTAAGGATATTGATGTGTCCATCATGACTCCCAGAGTAGATGTATGATCGACCATCGCCTTTATGAACTGTCAGACACTGGATGGACTTTGTGTGACCCTGCAAACAGAAATGTACTTTAGAGCATACACTAAATTAACTTGGCACAAATTTACCCTGGAAGGTCATTCCAGAGtttatggaaaacatttcagactggATCAGGCAGCTAAAttcttaaattagttttaaccACTCTGTACAACAATTACACAACTTAGATCTATTAAAATCAACAACTATCGGCAATGTGGAGTCCCTACTTATTCATAAACTCTATAGTCTGACCTTGATGGTGCGAATGGGCCGGTCAGGGTTGTTCTTGTCCAGGTAGTTGATGTATCCTGACAGAGAGATGCTGAGGAGGTGGTCCTTCTGCCACAAGCAGCCCAGCTGCTGGTCGCTCACGTCGGAGCCCATATTGAAGGTGGTGACGGCCGTGCCTGCGCCAACGTCCCAGAGCTTCACGGTTTTATCCCCCGAGGCAGAGATCAGCTGGGAGCTGTCAGGGCTCCAGCTGAGCTGCACGACATGAAGGAGAGGTTAAGAAAAggctatttttattaaaaatgttaaaacagtgCTCCTGTGGTCCGTCGCTAGGAATGCATACTTCCTAGTCGTTGGGGCAGGGGGAATAACAAACAATGACTTTGAAGAGGAAGAGGGGCAGTTTAAGGAAACATGTCCATAATTTGACTAGGAAATGAGCCATTCATGTTTCAAACACTGTTCAGCACAGCAGGCCTGGAACACCAGCTCTGACAAAAAGCTTACACATCTAACCAGATTGATGCAAGTCAGGTGGCAGGCTTAAAGTATAAACATcatgtttctcattttgtgttGCTACAGTAGTTTGGTTCAAAAGTCAAAGTACTTACAGCATAGATTCCTCCTTTGTGAGCCTTCTCTCCGCCCACTGAGCCGACACGTTCTCCAGTTGTTCCATCGTAGACGAATATCTGCAGGTAAGCAAGAAGTCAAaacatccttttattttttttaatcaagtttgAATTTTGTGCAAGCTATTCTATAAAGAACTTGGTTACAATAGTTTGGAACAAAGAAAGTTGAGCTTAATATTTATATCAAGGTAATTTATAAACACCTAAACCATTTACTACTGCAAGCAAGTAGCAGAGGCTGAAACCAGAGAGTGGCCACATGGCTGGGAACTAACGTGGTTTTGTCTCTTTCAGGGAAGCAGAAATGTGACAAGTTACGTGAAtcagaacacaaacaaaaactggggttactttaaaaaacaatctaaataaTCAGAAGCACAATTGATAAACTCTGGAATGTAACTTTTCATGATGCCAGCCATCACAGACTGCTTAACCAGATCAACGTGGCAGTATATccctcaagtttactgccacgCTAAGGAAAcactttaaaaggaaaacaccaCAGAACTGCTTGGATTAAGAGTGATTGTGTTCTCCAGATGCCTTTTTAATATTCCTTAGTCgtttcagaaaacatcttttgCTTGACACACTTACTGGCCTTCTTTAAAACTGCCCTTTCACCTGTCAAAACTTCCTTCCTTAAGTTTTATATACAGAAACATgagtatttttcactttaattttaaactttcaaTTCTTTAACTATTCCCCCAAGTTTATTATTTGCACAAAGGTCTTATTACTGGTTTAAGCTTAATAAAGCAGCCATGTTTGAAgtcaattaaaatgtattctctGCAAAATTCTACAGTTTGGCAAAATATCTACAGCTTAGTCGTTTGATTAGACCGACTGCAGTAGACTCCATGAAGCTTTTtttacacaagaaaaacaaaacagttttgtactTTGATGAAACGATGAGATCAGTTTTAGTATTCTGATTTGCCTTCATGTAATTGCATGCCGACTGTCTGCATTTTGCCACCGACCTGGCCATCAGCTCCAGCTGTGACTAATCGACTTCCATCTGGAGAGAAACGAATGCAGTTGACGAACTGGCTGTGGTCCTGCAGTCACAGGGGAGACCGGAGtgggaagaagagaaaagaaaaaaaaaaaagactcattaCTTAAACAACAAATTGAACAAGGTTGAATGCAcaacattattttgaaaatattaaaaatttcaaaaaaatcGTGCCGTTTCAAGTGGGCTACATTACTTTGACCTTATGCACATAGTTAATACTTAGACATTGGAAATTTGTAAGGAATAAATCACAGAATGtggacaattttttttctctcaagtcCCCTTTACAAAAGTCCACTAAGATTTTAAGAGTTCTGACTAAAGATGTACTAGTAAAAAATTGATGGttgaaattagattttgatCTTTGAGTTAGTTTGTTGGAGTGTTTTTGCAAAGAGTCAGGAACAGCTATGCATTCTCGTATGCGGTTGCCGGCAAGCAtctatgggaaaaaaaaacccaaaacattcaaaacaatgCATTTGTAAAATTGCATGCATGCATGAAGCCGTCTCCCTCATAGCAAGCAGGAAGTCGGTTCTTCCTTATTTAAGTTCACGTTTGCTGGTGAAAACTTGGGTTTCATatgacagaacagaaaacagaggcCAGTCTGAAAGTAAATTATGAGGAAGACCATCCCAGTCCAAAATAGCTCCCCGTGGCTGGTGTTTAGACCGATAAGAAAACCATGGGAGGAGCATGACTGGAAGACCAATTACCTGCACAATCTGAATTCAATACAATTTAAGCAAATAACACGTATATAAATTGGGGATAAAAGCTATTTAGATTGCAAATTTAAGACAGGAAATGATTATTCTAGGAAAATAAGACAGAATGCTGAAACAAAGGAGAGGCCTGAATGAATTTGGCCAAACACGCCCCAAGCATTTGAGTGGGATGGACGTTATATAATGTGGAAGCAGCAACACAAGGCAACACTGTCAAGAGCCACCAGGGTGTGACAGCTTTGAGATGAGTAAGCAGCACTAAATAACCAGCATCTTAAAGTTACTCAGAGCATAAAACAAAGTTGACCAATAAGAATTCAGGTTTAGGAAGTTTTCAGAGATTTGCCTATTTTtggagtttaatttaaaaaaaacctcaattaTCCCAAATGCTGTGTGAAGCACAAATATTCCTTTACAAAAAATTCATTCAAATACtgaagattaaaagaaaaaaaaaaatacatacccTTAGCGTGAATTTAAACTTGAAGGGAGGTCCCTCAAAGAAAGAGCCGCAGGTGTCGTCGCTGGCAGTGGCGAGGCGGTAGGGGCGTTTCTGTCTTATGTCTACACTGTTGATTAATTTTGCATGGCCAGAAACCTCTCCCACTGATGAGCCCGAGTCCCACAGGAACACTGCACCAAACCTACAACAGGAGACATTCACACTCAGCTTTTCTGACAGAGAGGTTGCTTGGCTGGATGGCTTCCATATTTTACACAACAGCATAATGAACATTTGGAGACATCTTTAACCATGTTTGATCGCACTATTAACGCATGGATACAAAACTTTTGACTCTTACTTCTCTCGTCCGTCGCCTACAACCGCAATCCTCTTGCTGTCCTCTGTCCAGGCGATGTCCTTGACTTTCCCTGAAATGGGGGTGTACTCGTACTTGAGCATGTGTTCCTTCTGGGTGGTGTCCCAGATACGGATCTTCCCCGATACATCTGAGAAGccagaaaatgttcttgttaaAAAACAGCTCATTCAGAGTACAAAATAGAGTTGTAGATAGAAGTGTCTAAAAGCGATCTATACCTCCAGATGCAATGTAGAAGCCACTGGGGGCGTACTTGGCGACAGTAACTTGATGAGCATGCTCAGTGTAAATGTCCGCAATTGCTGGAttcttgaattaaaacaaacataatatcACATAGTTTGACAGACGATGCTTCTTAATAAAAAGGTCGATCTAACCCACCAACAGAATGACAAGGACATGCAATAAATGTGGTTTGATGACTAGAAGAAactgatgttatttttatttaattgtactCTGTTTAATACACACTGGGGTCAGtcttgagcaaaacaaaaattacactTATTTTGGTTAAACCAGTGTGCAAGAGCACCATGGGAAAGGAGAGTGATTAAATAGCAGGATTTTAGATTACAAGCAAGTGCAGCATCACGTtgtagaggaaaaacaaactcaaacttcaagatACTTCTGATTTACTTCACAACTTACTGTAGACAGCAGATTATCACGAGTGAattgttaaaacaaactcatgtaATGCACAAACGGTGAATAAAACGCCATTGTTTATTAGTAAGGCTTAATGAGAAAAGTAATTACCTCGATGTTTCGTATGACGACACACTTGCCGTTGGTGTAGAGGAAGTTGTTTCCTTTGGGATCGCCACCAATTACTTTGGCAACTCCCCTCTCCATCTGGGGGAGGCTGGCAAAAACAtgctctgaaaataaaaataaatgttacaagtTCACAAGAGATTGGTTGAGAACTTCCCCTTTGTGatcttcattttatatattGGGAACTGTCTGTAACTGGAAAACGCTGGATTTGGAAATGCTGACAGCCTTTTGGAAATCTTGGACTTCAGATAGGGATCTACCTCATCAAGTGAATACATGCAGAAACTAGTGTTTTAGTATCACTAAGCACCAAAAGAACTAGCCAAGGACAGTTTAAAATGTCTAGTTGGTCATTTATAATCTTAGTAAAACCCTTATGCAGAGCCACTGCTGTCCCACATAGGTTTGATGACACCACTTCCATTATAAATAACAATTCACTGcaagaaaaagatattttaatccTATATTCTCttatctttgaaaaaaaaaaaacttgaaaactcACACCTTAAGTTTACTGTAGAAAGTACATCCAACTTCTCTAATAACTTGAAGATGGAGAATTATGGCATAAATGCTTAAAACTATAAAGCTACTAGAGCGAGAATAGGTTTTAGACATATAGGTATACAGACATCCGAGTTGTCTTAGTAAGATTCAATTGCATGTTTCAAGTTACCACAGGGTTAAACCACAACacgagaaagaaaaatatatttttgcatccCTAAACACCTTTATCGTACTAACAGCAAGAAATACCACTGTCATTAAAACTGCATTAATTTTAGGTTGCTGTAACTCTAAATTAAAAGCTATCGACGTCATAAATCAATAACTGGGCAGAGAAAGACCCATTGGGAATTATCGTTTGTCAGCAAATCCAACACCCATTAGATTTTCGCAAGCCACAATAACAATTTTAGTTAAGTTTATTTTGGATCGCACCGGTAAAATGCGACATTTGTGTGTGAAACGGTGTGTGTTCAAGCAGCCACGTCTCGTCTGACAGCTCCTGTCTGAACATGTCACAACAACACGACGTGCGCCGAACTATTTCCTATTTGTTACGTTAAAGCTCCGCTAGCTGACGCTAACTTTCACTGAAACAACCCGTAACAGGCTGAAAACAGAGCCAGAATATGTTTCCAAGAAGTCACGACAGTCAGACGTGGCTTTCACTTTAACAAGTCGTGGCTGTTTTAGTTTCGTCTGTAAAAacttaaatgtcaaaaagaaaacacacaagaatGGGCGAGGCTAGCTAGCTGGGAACTACCTGGACGACTAGCCGAGGCTGCACACTAGATTTTGCTTCAAAGCAGCATTTTTCGCTCTGTTTAACTCAGCTTTTGTCATAAGGCGACGCAGACTTACTCAGTTCAAACGGCATTATTCCTGTTGGCCTTAAGCTTATCGTTAGTCTTTCCAATGAATGAATCAGTGGAGACAGAGACGCTCCTCCGGCTGTGTGCAATGCCCTGCCTAATCACACAAACACGGAAGCGGCCCCAGCTCTCGCTCTGCCTGGCTTTGCCCATATATGGTAAACTTAGATCATGCGCTGCTGCTGTCAGCCAGTAGCGGTGCGCTGCAGCGATTTGGATAAATTTCACCTAAATATGGTCTTTTAGGCTCCACGGCAATTTATGACCAACGTTGATAAAGCACAGATTAAAGGCTATTCTCAATAGCAGCTTCCAGTGTCCTAATTTCTGCTTACAGAACATGTTTGCTGTTGGACGCATTTATTAATATGTATTGTAGCAAACAAAGAAACCAACTCCTTTGAGAATCCCAAGAGAGTAGAAAAACTCTAACTACAAATTATTAATGATAAAACCCGATTAAATTCATACACAACATAGTATGCGACAGAATTTTTCCGTCAAAAACGATTAATCAGAGCTAAGAAATATTGACATTGGGttactgccaaaaaaaaaaaaaaaaaaaaaaaac comes from the Gambusia affinis linkage group LG07, SWU_Gaff_1.0, whole genome shotgun sequence genome and includes:
- the wdr1 gene encoding WD repeat-containing protein 1, producing the protein MPFELKHVFASLPQMERGVAKVIGGDPKGNNFLYTNGKCVVIRNIENPAIADIYTEHAHQVTVAKYAPSGFYIASGDVSGKIRIWDTTQKEHMLKYEYTPISGKVKDIAWTEDSKRIAVVGDGREKFGAVFLWDSGSSVGEVSGHAKLINSVDIRQKRPYRLATASDDTCGSFFEGPPFKFKFTLRDHSQFVNCIRFSPDGSRLVTAGADGQIFVYDGTTGERVGSVGGEKAHKGGIYALSWSPDSSQLISASGDKTVKLWDVGAGTAVTTFNMGSDVSDQQLGCLWQKDHLLSISLSGYINYLDKNNPDRPIRTIKGHTKSIQCLTVHKGDGRSYIYSGSHDGHINYWDPETGENDSFSGKGHSNQVSKMQVDEANDLVTCSMDDTLRYTSLSKKEYSASDVVKMDSQPKSVSVSGGFTLAVCIGQLVLLKDKKKVFTLDNLGYEAEVGVIHPGGTTAAVGGNDGKVHLYSIQGNTLKDEGKTLENKGSITDMAYSSDGAYLAVIDDKKVATAYSVADGYSVKNEFYGHHAKPVSLAWSPDNEHFATGGMDMMVYIWTVGDADTRIKLPDAHRLHHVSSLAWIDAHTLVTTSHDATVKQWTIKY